Proteins from one Streptomyces sp. NBC_00289 genomic window:
- a CDS encoding ABC transporter substrate-binding protein — translation MNRRTLLGGLFAAASVPALAACGGGITSLDSQGAGASGGGSSKGGVTIGTANFTENQVLGYLYAAVLEQAGVKVKVRPNLGTREILIPALKGGDIDLLPEYQGALLHYLAPKATATEEGAMQNALAVALPAGLQVLPYGMAEDSDAFVVTRETARKYGLTSLADLTKQNGRLVLGAAPEVKTREVGAVGLKDVYGVELKEFKSLDSSGPLVKGALKKGDVDVANLFTTDTDIQANDWVVLTDPKNLIPGQHIVPLIADRKADSTVRKALARLGNVLTTAQLTELNRQVDKDKKDPEDVANAYAKQHGLTR, via the coding sequence ATGAACCGACGCACCCTCCTCGGCGGCCTGTTCGCGGCCGCCTCCGTCCCCGCCCTCGCCGCCTGTGGTGGCGGCATCACCTCCCTCGACAGCCAGGGCGCCGGAGCGTCCGGCGGCGGCTCCAGCAAGGGCGGAGTCACCATCGGCACCGCCAACTTCACCGAGAACCAGGTGCTGGGGTACCTGTACGCGGCCGTCCTGGAGCAGGCCGGCGTGAAGGTGAAGGTCCGCCCCAACCTCGGCACCCGCGAGATCCTCATCCCCGCCCTCAAGGGCGGCGACATCGACCTGCTCCCCGAATACCAGGGCGCGCTGCTCCACTACCTCGCCCCCAAGGCGACGGCGACCGAGGAGGGCGCGATGCAGAACGCCCTCGCCGTCGCCCTCCCCGCGGGCCTCCAGGTGCTGCCGTACGGCATGGCCGAGGACTCGGACGCCTTCGTCGTCACCCGCGAGACGGCCCGGAAGTACGGCCTGACCTCGCTCGCCGACCTGACGAAGCAGAACGGCAGGCTGGTGCTCGGCGCGGCACCCGAGGTGAAGACACGCGAGGTGGGCGCGGTCGGCCTCAAGGACGTGTACGGCGTGGAGCTGAAGGAGTTCAAGTCCCTCGACTCCTCCGGCCCCCTCGTCAAGGGCGCGCTGAAGAAGGGCGACGTGGACGTGGCGAACCTCTTCACCACCGACACCGACATCCAGGCCAACGACTGGGTGGTGCTCACCGACCCGAAGAACCTCATCCCCGGCCAGCACATCGTCCCCCTCATCGCCGACCGCAAGGCCGACTCCACGGTCCGCAAGGCCCTCGCCCGCCTCGGCAACGTCCTGACCACCGCCCAGCTCACCGAGCTCAACCGCCAGGTGGACAAGGACAAGAAGGACCCGGAGGACGTGGCGAACGCGTACGCGAAGCAGCACGGGCTGACGAGGTAG
- a CDS encoding ABC transporter permease produces the protein MYELFENLGSWLTSGDAWTGSDGIAHRLAEHLQYSLLATLIAAVIGLPLGLLIGHTGKGAFLAINLASFGRALPTVGLVVLVFLAGGLSMLPVYVALVALAVPSIVTNTYAGMTAVDPDVKDAARGQGMRGHQVLLRIELPLALPLVMTGLRLALIQVVATATIAAYVSFGGLGRYVFDGLAQRDLVQVLGGAVLVAAVAVVLDLALAGLQRFLFRHRSAQTA, from the coding sequence ATGTACGAACTCTTCGAGAACCTCGGCTCCTGGCTGACCAGCGGCGACGCGTGGACCGGCTCCGACGGCATCGCGCACCGCCTCGCCGAACACCTCCAGTACTCCCTCCTCGCCACCCTCATCGCGGCCGTGATCGGCCTCCCGCTCGGCCTGCTGATCGGCCACACCGGAAAGGGCGCGTTCCTCGCGATCAACCTGGCGTCCTTCGGCCGCGCCCTGCCGACCGTCGGCCTGGTGGTCCTGGTCTTCCTCGCCGGCGGACTGTCGATGCTGCCGGTGTACGTCGCCCTGGTCGCCCTCGCCGTCCCGTCGATCGTCACCAACACCTACGCCGGGATGACGGCGGTCGACCCGGACGTGAAGGACGCGGCACGCGGCCAGGGCATGCGCGGCCACCAGGTGCTCCTGCGGATCGAACTCCCGCTCGCCCTCCCGCTGGTCATGACGGGCCTGCGCCTCGCGCTCATCCAGGTCGTCGCCACGGCCACGATCGCCGCGTACGTCTCCTTCGGCGGACTGGGCCGCTACGTCTTCGACGGCCTCGCCCAGCGCGACCTGGTCCAGGTCCTCGGCGGGGCGGTCCTGGTCGCCGCGGTCGCCGTCGTCCTGGACCTGGCGCTGGCCGGCCTCCAGCGCTTCCTGTTCCGCCACCGCTCCGCCCAAACCGCCTAG
- a CDS encoding ABC transporter permease, producing the protein MTIDWSWIGDHTDDLTTLTVSHLQAALTAVFLGLVISLPLAVVAHRVRALRGFLLGLSNILFTIPSIAIFVLLLPVSGLTRTTTVIGLTVYTLVVLLRNTVEGLDSVPTKTKEAAKAMGARPLRTLLTVEFPLALPVIMAGVRIATVMSISLVSVATYIGDGGLGQLFTDGFQRDFPTPVIAGVVLTILLAVVADAALVTLQYVLTPWRRRRA; encoded by the coding sequence ATGACGATCGACTGGTCGTGGATAGGCGACCACACCGACGATCTGACCACCCTCACCGTCTCCCACCTCCAGGCCGCCCTGACCGCCGTCTTCCTCGGTCTGGTCATCTCCCTCCCGCTGGCCGTGGTGGCGCACCGCGTCCGCGCCCTGCGCGGCTTCCTGCTCGGGCTGTCGAACATCCTGTTCACCATCCCGTCGATCGCGATCTTCGTGCTCCTGCTGCCGGTCAGCGGCCTGACCCGCACCACGACCGTCATCGGCCTGACCGTCTACACCCTGGTCGTCCTGCTGCGGAACACGGTCGAGGGCCTCGACTCGGTCCCCACGAAGACCAAGGAGGCGGCCAAGGCGATGGGTGCGCGCCCCCTGCGCACGCTCCTGACCGTCGAGTTCCCGCTCGCGCTCCCCGTGATCATGGCGGGGGTCCGGATCGCGACGGTCATGTCGATCTCCCTGGTCTCGGTCGCCACCTACATCGGCGACGGCGGCCTCGGCCAGCTCTTCACCGACGGCTTCCAGCGCGACTTCCCGACCCCGGTGATCGCGGGCGTGGTCCTCACGATCCTGCTCGCCGTCGTCGCCGACGCGGCCCTGGTCACTCTGCAGTACGTCCTGACCCCGTGGCGAAGGCGGCGAGCCTGA
- a CDS encoding ABC transporter ATP-binding protein, whose amino-acid sequence MIQFDAVHKRFPNGTTAVHDLSLDMPEGGVTVLVGSSGCGKTTTLRMINRMVEPTSGTIRVGGKDVTRQDAAELRRSIGYVIQQSGLFPHRTVLDNIATVPLLLGHGRRRARARAAELLETVGLAADAGRRYPHQLSGGQQQRVGVARALAADPPVLLMDEPFGAVDPVVRTQLQDELLRLQKELNKTIVFVTHDIDEAVRLGDRIAVFRTGGHLVQCAAPAELLARPADDFVADFLGAERGLKLLSLTTLAGVPQGPAPEGGDWTLVLDAARRPLHWAADTTRDELPVRPLTDGDSLLSALNESLASPTGLVARVDTDGVLTGVTSRDDIHAHAGRAHTEARTSTSTGVAA is encoded by the coding sequence ATGATCCAGTTCGACGCGGTCCACAAGCGCTTCCCCAACGGCACGACAGCAGTCCACGACCTCTCCCTCGACATGCCGGAAGGCGGCGTGACCGTCCTAGTCGGATCCTCCGGTTGCGGCAAGACCACCACCCTGCGGATGATCAACCGGATGGTCGAACCGACCTCCGGCACCATCCGGGTCGGCGGCAAGGACGTCACCCGGCAGGACGCCGCCGAACTGCGCCGCTCCATCGGGTACGTCATCCAGCAGTCGGGGCTCTTCCCGCACCGCACGGTGCTCGACAACATCGCCACCGTGCCGCTGCTGCTCGGCCACGGCCGGCGCAGGGCCCGTGCTCGCGCCGCCGAACTCCTGGAGACCGTCGGCCTCGCGGCCGACGCCGGCCGGCGTTACCCGCACCAGCTCTCCGGCGGCCAGCAGCAGCGCGTCGGCGTCGCCCGCGCGCTCGCCGCCGACCCGCCCGTACTGCTCATGGACGAGCCGTTCGGCGCCGTCGACCCGGTCGTGCGCACCCAGCTCCAGGACGAACTGCTGCGACTGCAGAAGGAGTTGAACAAGACCATCGTCTTCGTCACGCACGACATCGACGAGGCCGTCCGGCTCGGCGACCGTATCGCCGTCTTCCGCACCGGCGGCCACCTCGTGCAGTGCGCGGCGCCCGCCGAACTCCTCGCCCGCCCGGCCGACGACTTCGTCGCCGACTTCCTCGGCGCCGAGCGCGGCCTCAAGCTGCTCTCGCTCACGACCCTCGCCGGTGTCCCGCAGGGCCCGGCCCCCGAGGGCGGTGACTGGACCCTCGTACTCGACGCGGCACGCAGGCCGCTGCACTGGGCCGCCGACACGACGCGGGACGAACTCCCCGTACGGCCGCTCACGGACGGCGACTCCCTGCTGTCGGCGCTCAACGAGTCCCTCGCCTCCCCCACCGGCCTGGTCGCCCGCGTCGACACCGACGGCGTCCTCACCGGTGTCACCTCCCGAGACGACATCCACGCCCACGCGGGCCGCGCCCACACCGAGGCCCGGACCTCCACGAGCACCGGGGTGGCCGCATGA
- a CDS encoding aromatic amino acid ammonia-lyase — protein sequence MPSQIVDVPASMASEGSGPVVLDGRGLGVADVVRLADGAAHPALGTDAVKRMTASWDVARQIAATGRVYGRSTGVGANRNEDVPTEAAAEHGLRLLRSHAGAIGEELPARQVRAMLAVRANQLLAGGAGLRPSVVTALCEALENGAYPVVNEFGSVGTGDLAALAQLGLALVGEHPWRGASAPEAQSLDNNDALALISSNALTLGQSALALHELRGLVAATQVVGALSLFAVDGSHEAYAAPVHAARPHRGSVEVARRMRELIGAADRPTPPLGRLQDPYGFRCLPQIHGPAHDAADALEAVLAVELNAAAENPLICAEDLAAYHHGGFYQAQLALSLDHFRLAVTQVARLSTSRLSTLNEPAYTRLRPFLADPEPASSGVMILEYAAGAALGDLRAFSAPASLGHAVLSRGVEEQASFASLAARQTLRAGGAYRLVVGCELVAAVRALRQRDLRPDPGLPVGRALELAESVLDEEQADRPLTDDVTAAARLLDRFTDIWRGSGA from the coding sequence ATGCCGTCTCAGATCGTGGACGTACCGGCTTCCATGGCCTCCGAGGGCTCCGGCCCCGTCGTCCTCGACGGACGCGGCCTCGGTGTCGCGGACGTCGTGCGGCTGGCCGACGGGGCCGCACATCCGGCTCTGGGTACCGACGCGGTGAAGCGGATGACCGCGTCCTGGGACGTCGCCCGCCAGATCGCCGCGACCGGACGCGTCTACGGCCGCTCCACCGGCGTCGGCGCCAACCGGAACGAGGACGTGCCCACCGAGGCCGCCGCCGAACACGGCCTGCGACTGCTCCGCAGCCACGCCGGCGCCATCGGCGAGGAACTCCCCGCCCGGCAGGTGAGGGCCATGCTCGCGGTCCGCGCCAACCAACTGCTCGCCGGGGGTGCGGGACTGCGGCCGAGCGTGGTGACGGCCCTGTGCGAGGCGCTGGAGAACGGGGCCTACCCGGTCGTCAACGAGTTCGGGTCGGTGGGCACCGGGGATCTCGCCGCACTGGCCCAGCTGGGACTCGCGCTGGTGGGCGAGCACCCGTGGCGGGGTGCCTCGGCACCCGAGGCCCAGTCCCTCGACAACAACGACGCCCTCGCGCTCATCAGCAGCAACGCCCTCACCCTCGGACAGTCGGCGCTCGCCCTGCACGAACTGCGCGGCCTCGTCGCCGCCACCCAGGTCGTCGGCGCCCTGTCCCTGTTCGCCGTCGACGGCTCGCACGAGGCCTACGCCGCCCCCGTGCACGCGGCCCGCCCGCATCGAGGCAGTGTCGAAGTCGCCCGCCGCATGCGGGAGTTGATCGGTGCCGCCGACCGGCCCACACCGCCCCTCGGCCGGCTCCAGGACCCGTACGGCTTCCGCTGCCTGCCCCAGATCCACGGTCCCGCGCACGACGCGGCCGACGCCCTGGAGGCGGTGCTCGCCGTCGAGCTCAACGCGGCCGCCGAGAACCCCCTCATCTGCGCCGAGGACCTGGCCGCCTACCACCACGGCGGCTTCTATCAGGCCCAACTGGCGCTGTCCCTGGACCACTTCAGGCTGGCGGTGACGCAGGTGGCACGTCTGTCGACCTCGCGTCTCTCCACGCTGAACGAACCCGCCTACACCAGGCTGCGGCCCTTCCTGGCCGACCCCGAACCCGCCTCGTCCGGCGTGATGATCCTGGAGTACGCCGCCGGGGCCGCCCTCGGTGACCTGCGGGCCTTCTCGGCGCCCGCGTCGCTCGGCCACGCTGTACTCTCCCGGGGCGTCGAGGAACAGGCCAGCTTCGCCTCGCTCGCCGCACGGCAGACGCTGCGTGCCGGCGGCGCGTACCGTCTCGTCGTCGGCTGCGAACTCGTCGCCGCCGTAAGGGCGTTGCGTCAGCGCGACCTCCGGCCCGACCCGGGACTCCCGGTGGGCCGGGCGCTGGAGCTCGCCGAGTCGGTGCTCGACGAGGAACAGGCCGACCGGCCGCTCACGGACGACGTGACGGCCGCGGCCCGGCTGCTGGACCGGTTCACGGACATCTGGAGGGGGAGCGGGGCATGA
- a CDS encoding MurR/RpiR family transcriptional regulator has product MSADRDTGVGVGVADSPAARLQALFEGHRLTPTQRRIAHSMVRRAADVPFLSSVELAELAGVSQPSVTRFAVALGFDGYPALRRHLREVAPAEQTANTASYNEYQQAVEAEIENLKHLAELLADPRPVQRAGRLLAASRPLPVLGLRAAASQAYGFAYFAAKVHPDVRLLNEGGTMIHDRIDAAVRAGASTLLCFALPRHPREVADTLAYAREAGLTVVTVADSAFAPVAKVSDLLLPAAVGTGLAFDTACAPMLLGRVLLEAMCDDLPDAQARLEEFDAKAAARGLFVE; this is encoded by the coding sequence ATGAGCGCGGACAGGGACACAGGTGTGGGGGTGGGTGTGGCGGACAGTCCCGCCGCACGGCTGCAGGCGCTCTTCGAGGGGCACCGGCTGACACCGACCCAACGGCGCATCGCGCACAGCATGGTCCGCCGGGCGGCCGACGTGCCGTTCCTGTCGAGCGTCGAGCTGGCCGAGCTGGCCGGGGTCAGCCAGCCGTCCGTGACCCGCTTCGCGGTCGCCCTCGGCTTCGACGGCTACCCCGCCCTGCGCCGACACCTGCGCGAGGTGGCGCCCGCCGAACAGACGGCGAACACGGCCTCGTACAACGAGTACCAGCAGGCCGTCGAGGCCGAGATCGAGAACCTGAAGCACCTCGCGGAGCTCCTCGCCGACCCGCGTCCGGTCCAGCGGGCGGGACGGCTGCTGGCCGCCTCCCGGCCGCTGCCGGTGCTCGGGCTGCGGGCGGCGGCCTCCCAGGCGTACGGCTTCGCGTACTTCGCCGCCAAGGTGCATCCCGACGTACGGCTGCTCAACGAGGGCGGCACGATGATCCACGACCGCATCGACGCCGCCGTACGCGCCGGAGCCTCGACCCTGCTCTGCTTCGCGCTGCCCCGGCACCCGCGCGAGGTCGCGGACACGCTGGCCTACGCCAGGGAGGCGGGCCTGACCGTGGTGACCGTCGCGGACTCCGCCTTCGCGCCCGTCGCCAAGGTGTCCGACCTGCTGCTGCCCGCCGCCGTCGGCACCGGCCTCGCCTTCGACACCGCCTGCGCGCCGATGCTGCTGGGCCGGGTGCTCCTGGAGGCGATGTGCGACGACCTGCCGGACGCGCAGGCCCGGCTGGAGGAGTTCGACGCGAAGGCGGCGGCACGGGGCCTGTTCGTGGAGTGA
- a CDS encoding transcriptional regulator — protein MTTVRTTPPPRLPVRDKAAAQDRGWGGVSPMLTRLAAERATGVLVRERGTLHLAEGQVVHAESPSAPALDVLLSTRGTLHAHTDTTAGPTAGLTVDTTTEAGPRRSVPGAGGRHRDGRVPVDGGRPTPGALELCHLVALYDAAYFALAPSSTPGRFRYGTAEGPGAVRPVPVDALERETLRRRDLLHRIWPDPRTDGIPLVRAEAVAAPALTARRRAVLALVDGVRTASDIARELGRPAFHTLVDVRRLVAAGVVAPGPQTPVVPLPPELAGGGDPGHTDDPNITLLKRLRDALEAL, from the coding sequence ATGACCACCGTCAGAACCACTCCGCCGCCCCGCCTGCCGGTGCGGGACAAGGCCGCGGCGCAGGATCGCGGCTGGGGCGGCGTCTCACCGATGCTGACCCGGCTCGCCGCCGAGCGGGCCACCGGGGTCCTCGTCCGCGAACGCGGCACACTCCATCTCGCGGAAGGCCAGGTGGTGCACGCGGAAAGCCCCTCCGCCCCCGCCCTCGACGTGCTGCTCAGCACCCGCGGCACGCTGCACGCCCACACCGACACGACCGCCGGTCCGACGGCCGGCCTGACCGTCGACACCACCACCGAGGCCGGCCCCCGGCGGTCCGTGCCCGGGGCGGGCGGCCGGCACCGCGACGGACGTGTCCCGGTCGACGGCGGCCGGCCCACCCCGGGCGCGCTGGAACTGTGCCATCTCGTGGCGCTGTACGACGCGGCGTACTTCGCCCTCGCCCCCAGCAGCACCCCCGGCCGCTTCCGCTACGGCACCGCGGAGGGTCCCGGCGCCGTACGGCCGGTGCCGGTGGACGCCCTGGAGAGGGAGACGCTGCGCCGCCGCGACCTGCTGCACCGCATCTGGCCCGACCCGAGGACGGACGGCATCCCGCTGGTGCGTGCCGAGGCGGTCGCCGCCCCGGCACTCACGGCCCGTCGGCGGGCGGTGCTGGCCCTGGTGGACGGCGTGCGCACGGCGTCGGACATCGCGCGGGAGCTGGGCCGGCCCGCGTTCCACACGCTGGTGGACGTACGCCGGCTGGTGGCGGCCGGTGTCGTGGCGCCCGGCCCGCAGACTCCCGTCGTGCCACTCCCGCCCGAACTCGCCGGTGGAGGGGACCCCGGCCATACGGACGACCCGAACATCACGCTGCTGAAGAGGCTCAGGGATGCGCTGGAGGCCCTTTGA
- a CDS encoding diaminopimelate decarboxylase: MGTDDDMTGDAVDNARGGWDGRDGQDGDGRDGHRYDTGAGPYDTGAGPHEADTEPYEPDHADAQPGHDRAVRRDEAVRAAVEQGLLAPGAPIVGLLDVTGIRESAAELTAAFDAVVAPGTPVLHAFAVKATPLVPVLRLLHEEGIGAEVASPGELALARAAGLPPARTVLDSPAKTPAELREALALGIAVNADNPQELDRVDVLMRSATSRSPLGIRVNPQLGGGSIEALSTATATSKFGVALRDEGAREWVVRAYADRPWLTRLHAHTGSQGIPLSLMARGAAETYALAEEINRRIGRPQIDTIDIGGGLPVNFGSDATAPTYARYARLLREAVPGLFDGRHGLVTEFGRSLLAKHGTVVARVEYAKSAGGRPVAVTHAGVQIATRTVYVPEAWPLRIAAYDPKGRPKSGPGVVQDIAGPACFAGDLLASGRELPLLEQGDYAAALDTGAYYLAHHYAYNSLARPGIYGFAPDGSGGVAFATVRERQTVREIVAESGGAHATALTTLRASGRG; the protein is encoded by the coding sequence ATGGGCACGGACGACGACATGACGGGGGACGCCGTGGACAACGCCAGAGGCGGCTGGGACGGACGGGACGGACAGGACGGAGACGGACGGGACGGGCACCGGTACGACACGGGCGCGGGGCCGTACGACACGGGCGCGGGACCGCACGAGGCCGACACGGAGCCGTACGAGCCCGACCACGCGGACGCGCAGCCCGGCCACGACCGGGCCGTCCGCCGGGACGAGGCGGTGCGGGCCGCGGTGGAGCAGGGGCTGCTCGCGCCGGGCGCCCCGATCGTGGGTCTGCTCGACGTCACGGGCATCCGGGAGTCGGCGGCCGAGCTGACGGCGGCGTTCGACGCCGTGGTGGCACCCGGTACGCCCGTGCTGCACGCCTTCGCCGTGAAGGCGACACCGCTGGTCCCGGTGCTGCGGCTGCTGCACGAGGAGGGGATCGGCGCGGAGGTGGCGAGCCCCGGCGAGCTGGCCCTCGCGCGCGCGGCGGGGCTGCCGCCGGCCCGCACCGTCCTCGACTCGCCCGCCAAGACCCCGGCGGAGCTGCGCGAGGCGCTGGCCCTCGGGATCGCCGTCAACGCGGACAATCCGCAGGAGCTGGACCGCGTCGACGTGCTGATGCGCTCCGCCACCAGCCGCTCACCGCTCGGAATCCGGGTGAACCCGCAGCTCGGCGGGGGTTCCATCGAGGCCCTGTCGACGGCCACGGCGACCTCGAAGTTCGGGGTGGCGCTGCGCGACGAGGGAGCGCGCGAATGGGTAGTACGCGCCTACGCCGACCGCCCGTGGCTGACCCGGCTGCACGCGCACACCGGCTCTCAGGGCATCCCGCTGTCGCTGATGGCGCGGGGCGCGGCGGAGACGTACGCGCTCGCCGAGGAGATCAACCGGCGGATCGGCCGGCCGCAGATCGACACGATCGACATCGGCGGCGGGCTGCCGGTGAACTTCGGCTCGGACGCGACGGCACCGACCTACGCGCGGTACGCGCGGCTGCTCCGGGAGGCGGTGCCGGGACTGTTCGACGGGCGGCACGGACTGGTCACCGAGTTCGGGCGGTCGCTGCTGGCCAAGCACGGAACGGTGGTGGCCCGGGTGGAGTACGCGAAGAGCGCCGGCGGGCGGCCGGTGGCGGTCACGCACGCGGGCGTGCAGATCGCGACGCGAACGGTGTACGTGCCTGAGGCGTGGCCGCTGCGCATCGCCGCGTACGACCCGAAGGGACGGCCCAAGAGCGGACCCGGGGTGGTGCAGGACATCGCGGGGCCGGCCTGCTTCGCGGGCGACCTGCTCGCCTCGGGGCGGGAACTGCCGCTGCTGGAGCAGGGCGACTACGCGGCCGCGCTGGACACGGGCGCGTACTACTTGGCCCACCACTACGCCTACAACTCCCTTGCCCGGCCGGGGATCTACGGCTTCGCTCCGGACGGTTCCGGGGGCGTCGCCTTCGCGACCGTCCGCGAGCGGCAGACCGTACGGGAGATCGTGGCCGAGTCGGGAGGGGCGCACGCCACCGCGCTCACCACCCTCAGGGCGTCCGGGCGCGGTTGA
- the hutU gene encoding urocanate hydratase, protein MSGPRPVRAPRGTELSALGWQQEAALRMLQNNLDPEVAEHPDKLVVYGGTGKAARDWRSYDAMVRTLRTLKQDETMLVQSGRPVGVMQTHEWAPRVLIANSNLVGDWANWEEFRRLEALGLTMYGQMTAGSWIYIGTQGILQGTYETFSAVAAKKFGGTLAGTITLTAGLGGMGGAQPLAVTMNDGVAICIDCDPRAIERRIEHRYLDVQADSLEHALQLATEARDQRRPLSIGLLGNAAELLPRMLAEGAPIDIVTDQTSAHDPLAYLPVGVDFDDMAAAAAKDPAGFTTRARESMARHVEAMVGFMDAGAEVFDYGNSIRGEAQLAGYDRAFAFPGFVPAYIRPLFSEGKGPFRWAALSGEASDIAKTDKAILDLFPENESLARWIKLAGERVHFQGLPARICWLGYGERDKAGERFNDMVASGELAAPLVIGRDHLDAGSVASPYRETEAMLDGSDAIADWPLLNAMVNVASGASWVSIHHGGGVGMGRSIHAGQVTVADGTPLAGEKVRRVLTNDPGMGVIRHVDAGYDIAESVADERGVRIPMREGDDA, encoded by the coding sequence ATGTCAGGACCCCGCCCCGTACGAGCGCCGCGCGGTACGGAACTGAGCGCCCTGGGATGGCAGCAGGAAGCCGCACTGCGGATGCTGCAGAACAACCTCGACCCGGAGGTCGCCGAGCACCCCGACAAGCTCGTCGTCTACGGCGGCACCGGCAAGGCGGCCCGCGACTGGCGCTCCTACGACGCCATGGTCCGCACGCTGCGCACGCTCAAGCAGGACGAGACGATGCTCGTCCAGTCGGGCCGCCCGGTCGGCGTCATGCAGACCCACGAGTGGGCCCCGCGCGTGCTCATCGCCAACTCCAACCTGGTCGGCGACTGGGCCAACTGGGAGGAGTTCCGCCGCCTGGAGGCCCTCGGCCTGACCATGTACGGCCAGATGACGGCCGGCTCGTGGATCTACATCGGCACGCAGGGCATCCTCCAGGGCACCTACGAGACCTTCTCCGCCGTCGCCGCGAAGAAGTTCGGCGGCACCCTCGCCGGCACGATCACCCTGACCGCCGGTCTCGGCGGCATGGGCGGCGCCCAGCCGCTGGCCGTGACCATGAACGACGGCGTCGCGATCTGCATCGACTGCGACCCGCGCGCCATCGAGCGCCGCATCGAGCACCGCTACCTCGACGTGCAGGCGGACTCCCTGGAGCACGCGCTCCAGCTCGCCACCGAGGCCCGCGACCAGCGCAGGCCGCTCTCCATCGGCTTGCTCGGCAACGCGGCGGAACTGCTGCCCCGCATGCTCGCCGAAGGCGCCCCCATCGACATCGTCACCGACCAGACCTCGGCCCACGACCCGCTGGCCTATCTGCCCGTGGGCGTCGACTTCGACGACATGGCGGCCGCGGCGGCCAAGGACCCGGCCGGCTTCACCACCCGCGCCCGCGAGTCCATGGCCCGGCACGTCGAGGCGATGGTCGGCTTCATGGACGCCGGTGCCGAGGTCTTCGACTACGGCAACTCGATCCGCGGCGAGGCCCAACTCGCCGGCTACGACCGCGCGTTCGCCTTCCCGGGGTTCGTGCCCGCCTACATCCGCCCGCTGTTCTCGGAGGGCAAGGGCCCCTTCCGCTGGGCGGCGCTGTCCGGCGAGGCGTCCGACATCGCCAAGACCGACAAGGCGATCCTCGACCTCTTCCCCGAGAACGAGTCCCTGGCCCGATGGATCAAGCTGGCCGGTGAGCGCGTCCACTTCCAGGGTCTGCCCGCCCGGATCTGCTGGCTCGGCTACGGCGAGCGCGACAAGGCCGGCGAGCGGTTCAACGACATGGTCGCGAGCGGCGAGCTCGCGGCCCCGCTGGTCATCGGCCGCGACCACCTCGACGCCGGTTCGGTGGCCTCCCCCTACCGCGAGACCGAGGCCATGCTCGACGGCTCCGACGCGATCGCCGACTGGCCGCTGCTGAACGCCATGGTGAACGTCGCCTCGGGCGCCTCCTGGGTCTCCATCCACCACGGCGGCGGGGTCGGCATGGGCCGCTCCATCCACGCCGGGCAGGTCACGGTGGCCGACGGCACCCCGCTCGCCGGCGAGAAGGTCCGCCGGGTCCTCACGAACGACCCCGGGATGGGTGTGATCCGGCACGTCGACGCCGGGTACGACATCGCGGAGTCGGTGGCCGACGAGCGCGGCGTCAGGATCCCCATGCGCGAGGGTGACGACGCGTGA